In one window of Thermoanaerobaculia bacterium DNA:
- a CDS encoding cyclic nucleotide-binding domain-containing protein — protein MGLASRLAQIPLFAHFRAPEIEALAACAVGRAYAAQAGILRQGEPTLDVYVVDRGLVDIQRTTPYGQFTIAQLGSGQLFGETSFVDSSTRSGDAVAHTETALVALQSAPTRDLIARDKRVAVALYWAFWKSLSAKLRSTNEQLGRFFSQGPRSAVEKPPLSKSLTGEFRLDIAAKRDLFAEQKLSPLEINFLTSLSKERKLKGGQIVFHEGDPGDAMYVVLEGRILISKFIPGAGEEALAFLERGDYFGEMALIDSAPRSAQARAHDGGAVVLAIPAEVVAGILDVRKVSSLPLLKILCGLVAKRLREVDDKIVGWYILSGGESNQVG, from the coding sequence TTGGGACTCGCTTCGCGGCTCGCTCAGATTCCGCTCTTCGCGCACTTCCGCGCGCCGGAGATCGAAGCGCTCGCCGCCTGCGCCGTCGGGCGTGCTTATGCCGCCCAGGCGGGCATCCTCCGCCAGGGTGAGCCGACGTTGGATGTCTACGTCGTGGATCGCGGCCTGGTCGACATCCAGCGCACCACGCCCTACGGCCAGTTCACCATCGCGCAGCTGGGCAGCGGCCAGCTCTTCGGCGAGACCAGCTTCGTCGACTCGAGCACGCGCTCGGGCGACGCGGTCGCGCACACCGAGACGGCGCTCGTCGCGCTGCAATCGGCGCCGACGCGCGACCTCATCGCACGCGACAAGCGCGTCGCGGTGGCGCTCTACTGGGCGTTCTGGAAAAGCCTCTCGGCGAAGCTGCGCAGCACCAACGAGCAGCTCGGCCGCTTCTTCTCGCAGGGTCCCAGATCCGCCGTCGAGAAGCCCCCGCTCTCGAAGTCGCTGACCGGCGAGTTCCGGCTCGACATCGCGGCCAAGCGCGATCTGTTCGCCGAACAGAAACTCTCGCCGCTCGAAATCAACTTCCTGACCTCGCTCTCCAAGGAGCGCAAGCTCAAAGGCGGCCAGATCGTCTTTCACGAGGGTGATCCGGGTGACGCCATGTACGTCGTGCTCGAGGGGCGGATCCTGATCAGCAAGTTCATCCCCGGCGCCGGCGAAGAGGCCCTGGCGTTTCTCGAACGCGGCGACTACTTCGGCGAGATGGCCTTGATCGACAGCGCGCCGCGCTCGGCGCAGGCGCGGGCCCACGACGGCGGCGCTGTGGTGCTGGCGATTCCGGCCGAAGTAGTGGCGGGGATCCTCGACGTCCGCAAAGTCTCGTCGCTGCCGCTGCTCAAGATCCTCTGTGGCCTGGTCGCGAAGCGCCTGCGCGAGGTCGACGACAAGATCGTCGGCTGGTACATCCTCTCCGGCGGCGAGTCGAATCAGGTCGGCTGA
- a CDS encoding ATP-binding protein: protein MTPASLKFAFIGSHGVGKTTLCYGLAARLKRRDVALEIVHEVARRCPLPINSGTTAEAQRWILHTQIAEEILASARYPVVLCDRSVLDNYVYFLLAAGSDPALDRLVSDWLAGYDLLIQVPILEAPRADGIRAADPNFQRAVDLRLRAEVAARGIATLDLEAARSADWLEEVEAHALRRLRPAQLELL, encoded by the coding sequence ATGACGCCCGCCTCTCTCAAGTTCGCTTTCATCGGCAGCCACGGCGTCGGCAAGACGACCCTCTGCTACGGCCTCGCCGCCCGCCTGAAGCGCCGCGACGTGGCGCTCGAGATCGTCCACGAGGTGGCGCGGCGCTGCCCGCTGCCGATCAACTCCGGGACCACCGCCGAGGCACAGCGCTGGATCCTGCACACCCAGATCGCCGAGGAGATCCTCGCCTCGGCGCGTTACCCGGTGGTGCTCTGCGACCGCAGCGTCCTCGACAACTACGTCTACTTCCTGCTCGCCGCCGGCTCCGACCCGGCGCTCGACCGCCTGGTCTCCGACTGGCTCGCCGGCTACGACCTGCTGATCCAGGTACCGATCCTCGAAGCACCCCGGGCCGACGGCATCCGCGCCGCCGACCCGAACTTCCAGCGCGCCGTCGACCTCCGCCTGCGCGCCGAGGTGGCGGCGCGCGGAATCGCGACCCTCGACCTCGAGGCGGCGCGCTCCGCCGATTGGCTCGAAGAGGTCGAAGCCCACGCCCTGCGCCGGCTCCGCCCCGCCCAGCTCGAGCTGCTCTAG
- the truA gene encoding tRNA pseudouridine(38-40) synthase TruA, producing the protein MPTYRLTLEYEGTRYRGWQEQKNARTVAGEVRQAFEAAAGEKVELAGSGRTDAGVHALAQVAHVKTAGKLRREEILRAVNEALPADIHLLSIEPAGDRFHARHTATSRSYLYQISRRRTALAKRFVWWVRRPLDVGAMRAAAQLLAGRHDFARFCEKPLEQTSTIVVVERCEVEVAGELILVRVVASHFLWKMVRRIVGALVEVGGGTLTLAALEGLLDPSKPAQFQPAETTAPPSGLFLERVLYPGDAALGPMRPATPIER; encoded by the coding sequence ATGCCCACCTATCGTCTGACCCTCGAATACGAAGGAACCCGCTACCGCGGGTGGCAGGAGCAGAAGAACGCCCGCACCGTCGCCGGCGAGGTGCGGCAGGCCTTCGAAGCGGCCGCGGGAGAGAAGGTGGAGCTCGCAGGCTCGGGCCGGACCGACGCCGGCGTGCACGCCCTGGCGCAGGTGGCGCACGTGAAGACTGCCGGGAAGCTGCGCCGGGAAGAGATCTTGCGCGCCGTCAACGAAGCGCTCCCGGCCGACATCCACCTGCTGTCGATCGAGCCGGCCGGCGACCGCTTTCACGCCCGCCACACCGCGACCTCGCGCAGCTACCTCTACCAGATCTCACGGCGGCGGACGGCGCTCGCCAAGCGCTTCGTCTGGTGGGTGCGCCGGCCGCTCGATGTCGGTGCGATGCGCGCCGCGGCCCAGCTCCTCGCCGGACGGCACGATTTCGCCCGCTTCTGCGAGAAGCCGCTCGAGCAGACTTCGACCATCGTGGTCGTGGAGCGCTGCGAGGTGGAGGTCGCGGGCGAGCTCATCCTGGTGCGCGTCGTGGCGTCGCACTTCCTGTGGAAGATGGTGCGGCGGATCGTCGGCGCGCTGGTCGAGGTGGGCGGTGGCACCCTGACCCTCGCGGCGCTCGAAGGACTGCTCGATCCGTCCAAGCCGGCGCAGTTCCAGCCGGCGGAGACGACCGCGCCGCCTTCGGGCCTCTTTCTCGAGCGTGTCCTCTATCCCGGCGACGCGGCGCTCGGCCCGATGCGGCCGGCGACGCCGATCGAACGCTAG
- a CDS encoding A/G-specific adenine glycosylase: MQPGEALLAWFDRHKRALPWRREDSPPGASSFPVVDPYGVWISEIMLQQTRVETARPYYLRFLARFPDVASLAEADEAEVLALWSGLGYYRRCRALLAAARTIVAEGGALPRTARELELLPGIGPYTAAAIASIAFAEVVPVLDGNVERVVCRYAARSAGAKRRSDRSALLAIAAGFLDPARPGDSNQALMELGATVCTPRSPRCTVCPLAEGCQARALAAAESFPASEPRPAAERVRQLVAFVEVRGRVLLFRRSPSAGQLAGLWDFPAVDLGGPAAPEAQLAAAFGGFWTLGAEVTRLRHAITTRSFAIEVRRAVYAPAGEGAGVESDTLAEGAGAEPGVVGGSARASDGAATADLHWWGREAAGGLPLTGVARKVLARAASQPT, encoded by the coding sequence ATGCAGCCCGGTGAGGCACTCCTGGCCTGGTTCGACCGCCACAAGCGGGCCCTCCCCTGGCGCCGGGAGGACAGCCCGCCGGGCGCGTCCAGTTTTCCGGTCGTCGACCCCTACGGCGTCTGGATTTCAGAGATCATGCTCCAGCAGACCCGGGTCGAGACCGCGAGGCCCTACTACCTGCGCTTCCTGGCGCGCTTTCCCGACGTCGCGAGTCTGGCGGAGGCCGACGAGGCCGAGGTCCTCGCCCTCTGGTCGGGGCTTGGATACTACCGGCGCTGCCGCGCGCTGCTGGCGGCGGCGAGGACGATCGTCGCCGAAGGCGGCGCCCTTCCCCGCACGGCCCGCGAGCTCGAGCTCCTGCCGGGGATCGGGCCCTACACCGCGGCGGCGATCGCCAGCATCGCCTTCGCCGAAGTGGTTCCGGTGCTCGACGGCAACGTCGAGCGCGTCGTCTGCCGCTACGCCGCCAGGAGCGCCGGGGCGAAGCGCCGGAGCGACCGCAGCGCCCTGCTCGCTATCGCGGCGGGCTTTCTCGACCCGGCCCGCCCAGGCGACAGCAACCAGGCCCTGATGGAGCTCGGTGCGACCGTCTGCACGCCGCGGTCCCCGCGCTGCACCGTCTGCCCGCTGGCCGAAGGTTGTCAGGCCCGCGCGCTCGCAGCGGCGGAGAGCTTTCCGGCGAGCGAGCCGCGCCCCGCTGCTGAACGCGTCCGCCAGCTCGTGGCCTTCGTTGAGGTGAGGGGAAGGGTTCTGCTCTTCAGGCGGAGCCCGTCCGCCGGGCAGCTCGCCGGGCTGTGGGATTTTCCGGCGGTCGACCTGGGCGGGCCGGCGGCGCCCGAAGCGCAGCTGGCGGCAGCCTTCGGCGGCTTCTGGACGCTCGGCGCGGAGGTCACCCGGCTGCGCCACGCCATCACCACGCGCAGCTTCGCGATCGAGGTGCGGCGAGCGGTGTATGCGCCGGCCGGGGAGGGTGCTGGGGTCGAGAGCGATACGCTCGCTGAGGGAGCGGGGGCCGAGCCCGGTGTGGTCGGCGGTAGCGCTCGCGCGAGCGACGGCGCGGCGACCGCGGACCTTCACTGGTGGGGCCGCGAGGCGGCCGGCGGCTTGCCGCTCACCGGCGTGGCGAGAAAGGTCCTGGCGCGCGCCGCGAGTCAGCCGACCTGA